tttACCAACGTTGCATTGTGTAGTTAGAAGCCTAGGAATTTATAGTTTCCTTACAATGATCTTGGATGGTTTTCTGCTACATATACTTTggtattttctttttttacttgCAGTCGAATGAAATAATGGGAAGGTAATTAgttttggatcaataaaaaacatTGTTAGCTAATTTAAACTCTCAAGCTAGAATGTAGCAGTAATTTTGCATTCTTTAAAGCATGATTAAATTTTCTCACTGTATACatgtatttgtttttgttttcagcCCGTCTACTACGATCATGCTGGTATCAGTAGGTTGGACTTTTGTTTTGATTCTTCGCAAATAAGCTGACTAATCATGGTACATTACAAACGAAGTTATTTGATAAATATCTGGGAAGTAGATTACTAATTTCTCACCAAACGGTATACACTATTGACTTGGGATTATGCTGTTGGGGGTATATAGTGTCTGCACCAAGCAAGGGATCAGTTAAATCCTCTTCTTGCTTGCTATATATCTGTTTATGCTTATGATTCATATGCGCTGAAGTGTCTGTATATTAAGAAATTGTGCTTGCTGTCTTAGCTCAAATGGAAGAGCGCATGGTGCAAAACCATGTAtttgtgggttcgactcccacagATAGCGTTGTTAATAACTTTTATAGGCTAAAACCTTTTCAAGCatttttggcattttcaccacTTGCAGGTTTCCAAGTGATAAGAATTTTTGGCAAGAAACACCATTGTTCTGATCCTTTAATATGCTGCAAACCagaaccaacttggaatttaGAATAATCTTGGTAGACTTATTTTTCATGGGTAAGCTCTTCCTAATTAATGGTATATTTTTCTTGATAACATGATCTTCATTCGAGATTACAAGACCCGGTACAATTCAAGTACTTCAGAAATATGTGAAAGTCTATAATCATCAAAAATGGTTTTTAACATTTTAAGTTTGTGTATGCAGATCGACAACAAGGAGTACCACCACTTCATTGCTGCCAGGTTGAAAAGTGTCACCCAACCAAAATTGCATGTGGCTTTTCCACCTAATGATGCGCGACGACCACCTAATGAATGATGATAATTTGGGAAAAACGATACCAAGGTTACAAATTGGGGTCATTGGTGCACCAGAACTTGCAACTAGATCTTCTGTTGTGTTGTAATATGCAACAGAGCTTTAATGAGTAATACTGGATGATGGTAAGGGCTCGATTTATCTCCATTTCTTATCCTAAAACTATGTCTTTATTGTTTAGTTTGTCTAATTCGGTGTTATGCAGTATCAGCTGATAATAACATTAAGCTCGAATTTCCAATTATAGTCGAATGTGGGACAAAGTGTGATAATCAGACTGAGTTGAGTTAAGCTACACAACTGTATGCAAACCCCTAGAACTTCAGGgttattcattcaataaattttaaatgTTGTTTCAGGGTAATCTTTGATTTCATCGGGTAGATTCATATTTGGAGTTTTAGTTTCTCACAATTTTTTCAGAAATTGTAGATTTCTAAACATGAAAACGGATAGATATGGTTCCGGAAAACATAATTATATTGTTGAGTTAGAGTCAAAAATGCGAAGCCGCATGACACAAAATCAAAATTACATCGCGACGAGGCGAGGCGAAACTGCACGACACCAAATCAAAATGCAAACACCAAATCAATATTGCATATGGGCGAGGTGAAACgaagcgaagccgagccacatcaaatcaaaaatgcatggaACGGGGCGAGGTGAAGCCtcgcgacacaaaatcaaaattGCATCGCGACGGGGCGAAGCGAGCTACCCCAaatccacaccaaatcaaaaatgcacgaTGAGGCAAGGTGAAGCCACAACAcaacacaccaaatcaaaattatgattaaaagagaaaatgatggtggatgttctggtccgtccgatgcatagcacgggcacaaaatcgtAGTTTTTTTTCACCCCAACCTTGAATACTTGGCTCCGTCCCTGGATGTGATTCTGTTCCGGTCATCCAAGCAGGCAACACAAGACTCCAGGAGTTTAATAGCCCGAGAGCCAAACTTTACTCACATCTCTGGCCCGAGAGCCAAATAAGGTGCCATGTCTATGAGAAAAAAGGGCAGCACAAATGACCAAGTACAACCCCTATGAATCTCTTTAAACGGCATTGTCCCCTACCTTTATTTCCTCTGTAATTGTAAACATTACTCCGCTGCTGTGAGTAACTTCCCTCCTCTTTTGCCCAAAGCTTCATTCGTCGGAGCTTCAAGAAAGCCATGCCACATAATCCATCTCTACGGTTTCAGAATTGAAACCCTCCCTCTTAATTTTATCAAATTCTCACCATAATTTCTCACAGAATGTCTGAAGTCGATCAGTTATTATCAAAAAGACCCGCAGATCGATACATCAAAGGAGTCCAGCTTGGTGAAGGTACTTATGGAGTTGTCAACAAAGCTATCGATTCCAAAGTAAGTAAAACTCCGGAAATCTACTTGCCGATATCtaattttagtttgttttttttgtcaCTTTTAGGGTTTAACctaactttttttgtttttgattgtttaGACAGGGCAAGTAGTTGCTATAAAGAAAATTCGATTAGGAGCACAGAAAGAAGGGGTGAATTTTACAGCGTTAAGAGAAATTAAACTGTTGAAAGAGTTAAAAGACCAGAATATAATTGAATTGATTGATGCATTCCCTCATAAGGATAATTTACATCTTGTGTTTGAGTTTATGGAGAGTGATCTTGAAGCTGTTATTCGtgatagaaatattgttctttctCCTGGTGATGTCAAATCATTCATACAGATGACATTGAAAGGGCTTGCGTTTTGTCATAAGAAGTGGGTTTTACATAGAGATATGAAGCCTAATAATTTATTGATTGGAGCTGATGGGCAGTTGAAGCTTGCTGATTTTGGTTTAGCGCGGTTATTTGGGAGCCCTGGTCGCAAATTCACTCATCAGGTAATAACATTGTTATTGCTCTTTCAAGTCTGGGACTTGTAAATAACTTGTATTGTTATGTTTTACTGTTTTCGCGTTTGGGTGCCTAGCTGCATGATTTATGTTGATGATTACGTTTCCTTATCAGTTTGTTGATTGTATTGTGTAAGGGCGTGCTTTTTAACTGTCAATACTTTGGTTAGTCTCACTGTGCATGATTCTTATTTTGGTTGGTACAATGAAGTTCCGCCCTTCCAGTGTGTAGTTTCTAGGAAGCAAACAAATAAATATTTTGGATTGATGATACTGAGTTAGCAATTAAACAATAGCAAGCAAGAAAAAACTAAGATGAGGATAGTAACTGATCAGTTCCTTATGGCTTTAGGTCTTTGCTCGATGGTACAGAGCACCTGAACTGTTGTTTGGTACAAAGCAATATGGGTCGGCTGTGGATGTATGGGCTGCTGCTTGCATCTTTGCTGAGCTTCTCCTTCGACGACCTTTTCTACAGGTGAAGCTAGATTCCTCTTGGCTGTTACTTTTTCTTCGTGCATTTGAATATC
This genomic stretch from Papaver somniferum cultivar HN1 chromosome 5, ASM357369v1, whole genome shotgun sequence harbors:
- the LOC113282178 gene encoding cyclin-dependent kinase D-1-like, which gives rise to MSEVDQLLSKRPADRYIKGVQLGEGTYGVVNKAIDSKTGQVVAIKKIRLGAQKEGVNFTALREIKLLKELKDQNIIELIDAFPHKDNLHLVFEFMESDLEAVIRDRNIVLSPGDVKSFIQMTLKGLAFCHKKWVLHRDMKPNNLLIGADGQLKLADFGLARLFGSPGRKFTHQVFARWYRAPELLFGTKQYGSAVDVWAAACIFAELLLRRPFLQGSSDIDQLGKIFAAFGTPKTAQWPDMLYLPDYVEYQFVPAPPLRSLFPMASDDCLDLLSKMFTYDPNVRITAEQALEHRYFSSVPAPTKPAQLPRPPPKGDKLSDGNQPKEAPTVMSPARKRLKAQCDGLSMVDDHVHDRQTTGGNTGKSETIPMSVDFSAFGSRPPPRPTLNSADRSHLKRKLDLDF